In Azospirillaceae bacterium, a genomic segment contains:
- the secY gene encoding preprotein translocase subunit SecY: MASAAEQLAANINLGAFAKATELKKRIWFTLGALIVYRLGTYIPLPGIDPLILQDIFRQNSGGILGMFDMFAGGALSRMTIFALNIMPYISASIIVQLMTAVSPTLEALKKEGESGRKKLNQYTRYLTLVLALFQSYGIAMGLQGMTGPTGPAVANPGFFFLFGTVVTLTGGTMFLMWLGEQMTARGIGNGISLIIFAGIVAELPRALAGTLELGRTGALSAFLIIFMLVMAVAVIMFIVFMERAQRRILVQYPKRQVGNRMFGGESSHLPLKLNTSGVIPPIFASSLLLLPLTFVGFTGGEGPAWLQTVTTLISHGQPLYMVMYAALIVFFCFFYTAIVFNPQETAENLRKYGGFVPGIRPGKNTADYLDHVLTRLTVIGSAYLTVVCLLPEFLIAQYAIPFYFGGTSLLIVVSVTMDTVAQIHSHLLAHQYEGLIKKAKLRGRR; encoded by the coding sequence ATGGCCTCTGCCGCAGAGCAGCTTGCCGCAAACATCAATCTGGGCGCCTTTGCGAAGGCGACCGAACTCAAAAAGCGGATCTGGTTCACGCTGGGGGCGTTGATCGTCTACCGCCTGGGCACGTACATCCCGCTTCCGGGCATCGATCCGCTCATCCTGCAGGACATCTTCCGCCAGAATTCCGGCGGCATCCTCGGCATGTTCGATATGTTTGCCGGTGGTGCCCTGAGCCGGATGACCATTTTCGCGCTGAACATCATGCCGTACATTTCGGCATCGATCATCGTTCAGCTCATGACGGCCGTGTCGCCGACGCTGGAAGCTCTCAAGAAGGAGGGCGAGTCGGGGCGTAAGAAGCTGAACCAGTACACGCGGTACCTCACCCTGGTGCTGGCGCTGTTCCAGTCCTATGGCATTGCCATGGGCCTGCAGGGTATGACCGGCCCGACCGGACCCGCTGTCGCAAATCCCGGCTTCTTCTTCCTCTTCGGCACCGTGGTTACGCTCACCGGCGGGACCATGTTCCTGATGTGGCTGGGCGAGCAGATGACGGCCCGGGGGATCGGCAACGGCATCTCGCTGATCATTTTCGCGGGCATTGTCGCCGAACTGCCGCGTGCGCTCGCCGGAACCCTGGAGTTGGGACGCACGGGCGCCCTGTCCGCCTTCCTCATCATCTTCATGCTGGTGATGGCGGTCGCGGTGATCATGTTCATCGTGTTCATGGAGCGCGCCCAGCGTCGGATTCTGGTGCAGTATCCGAAGCGTCAGGTCGGCAACCGGATGTTCGGCGGCGAGTCCTCGCACCTGCCGTTGAAGTTGAACACGTCGGGCGTCATCCCCCCGATCTTCGCGAGTTCGCTCCTGCTTCTGCCGCTGACGTTCGTCGGTTTCACGGGCGGGGAGGGGCCGGCGTGGCTGCAGACCGTGACCACGCTGATCTCGCACGGTCAGCCCTTGTACATGGTGATGTACGCCGCGCTGATCGTCTTCTTCTGTTTCTTCTACACCGCCATTGTGTTCAATCCGCAGGAGACGGCCGAGAACCTCAGGAAGTACGGCGGGTTCGTGCCGGGGATTCGGCCCGGGAAGAACACGGCTGACTATCTCGACCATGTGTTGACGCGCTTGACGGTTATCGGTTCGGCGTACCTCACCGTGGTTTGCCTGCTGCCGGAGTTCCTGATCGCCCAGTACGCGATTCCCTTCTACTTCGGGGGGACCAGCCTTCTGATCGTGGTGTCGGTCACCATGGACACGGTTGCGCAGATCCATTCGCATCTGCTCGCGCATCAGTACGAAGGCCTGATCAAGAAGGCCAAGCTGAGGGGGAGACGCTGA